In Lathyrus oleraceus cultivar Zhongwan6 chromosome 2, CAAS_Psat_ZW6_1.0, whole genome shotgun sequence, the DNA window ACAACAACTAAGCCTTATCCCACTAGGCGGAGTCGGCTAAATGGATCAACTTTCGCCATAATGTTTTATCAAAGACCATGCTTCTATCCAAATCCGAATAATGAATCTTTGCTTATAATAGTGACCGGAGGAAGTATATGATATGGTACCTCTGATTTACGGTTGTTTTCTCCTCAGAAAGCTTTTTCCTTAGTAGAAAGTGTTTATGCTGTTGAAACTAACTTTGAGCCTATCTGCAAATAGATTTCAAATTTTGGCTTATGAGTAATTTCTGTGCACAGGTATCCTCCTGGTCATGGGGATGTCTTCCCATCATTATCGAACAGTGGAAAACTTGATGCATTATTATCACAGGTCAACCAAGAGCTCCAATTGTTTATAGATGGACtgtcttttatttatttttatgacCATTGTCATCACTATTGTTTTCTTTTCCCTATTGTTCTTGCAGGGTAAAGAGTATGTGTTTGTTGCCAATTCAGATAATTTGGGAGCTATAGTTGACTTGAGTATCCTTAATTAAGTTTACATTAGTTcttaattgtttaattgtttatGGTTGTTACTCGCACATGAAAATTACACCTTTAGTTCTATTTGTGTGCTTGACTCATTGATTTAGAAATCTTAAACCATCTGATCGAGCACAAGAATGAATATTGTATGGAGGTAAGGAAAGATGATTGTTATCTAGTAGTTTCCTTTTATCTTTTTAGATTTTCACTGGTTTAATAATGTTATGTACTTATTATGCAGGTAACTCCCAAAACATTGGCCGATGTTAAGGGTGGCACTTTGATTTCTTATGAAGGAAGGGTTCAGGCATGTAATTTTGCTGATTTAATTTATTCTGACCAATAGTTTATCTGATTAATTTAGTACTCTAGTTATAGCAATATTTCATCTGATCAATTCTTTAATGCAGCTCCTGGAAATTGCACAAGTCGCAGATGAACATGTAAGTTACTAATCTGTCTCTTATTCTCAGAACACATCTCTCTTCCAAATATAGGCAACCATATTAGTTAAACAACTTAGTTTTGTATTGTTAATTATAACTTTTTGAAAACACCGGTAGTAATTAAGCATTAATATATAGACTGAGATGTTGACGGTTTGATTTCATTTTCTTTTGTGGTGAAGAACTGTAAGTTGAACTGACGTGTTACTTGTTTTACTGAGTAGTAATGTCTTTGACTAAACCTTTTCAACAAAAAATTTAGAAAAACCATACAAATCATGATTGTTTTTCTCATTTTGATTGAAGTGTTACTGACATTTCCTGCTTTAAACTTTTAAAGGTTGAAAATAATGTACAAGTTATTTTGGAGTATTGATCATTTACTATGTAGCAATGTACAGTGTCAGCTGTTACTTTGGTACCTAATGTCAAGGAAACTTCCTATAAATCAAAGCTGATGGGGAGTTCTTAATTATGTCAAAGCAATTACATGGCATCTTTTTGCTTACAAGCTGTTATAATTTTTGATAGTATGAAACCACAATTTTTGAACCTTTTAcattttttaatcaaaatccCTACAATATTCACACCGATGATTTAAGGCCATATAGTTAAGGGACAGAACATACTTTTGCAATTATTTCAACACAATATATGATGGCAGGGACTTGTTTGTAAGTGATGATATTAAGCCGGAACTTTATGGAGAGTGGAGAAAAGATTTACTAATCCTTCTTTTCCCACGAAATGCTATTTTCTGCGCAGGTTGGGGAATTCAAGTCAATTGAGAAGTTCAAAATTTTCAACACAAATAATTTGTAAGTTTTACTGGTTAGTGCCTGATTGTTTTAGATTACACATGCATAAGTAGGTATTGACTATAATCTACAGGTGGGTGAACTTGAAAGCAATCAAAAGACTTGTTGAGGCTGATGCTCTTAAGATGGAGATTATTCCTAATCCAAAGGTCAGATTGATTGTTTTTCAAGTGATACTCTGTATTTCTTTATTTTCTCTTAACGTGGGCTGGATGCTATACCGTGAGTCAGTTGTTTGACTAATATATTGACTTGTAAAATTGCCCACAATATTTATGGATTTCCAGGAAGTTGATGGAGTAAAAGTTCTTCAGCTGGAAACTGCAGCTGGTGCAGCAATAAGGGTACCCATTGTTTATTAACATGTAGTGTTTTCTCTGCTATATCTTCCTTTTAGTGCTATTAATTTCACATTTTTTAACAGTTCTTTGACAAGGCTATTGGGATTAATGTTCCTCGATCCCGATTCCTTCCGGTGAAGGCGACTTCAGATTTGCTTCTTGTCCAGGTTCTAAGCTTTTCTGACACAAGGCATGACTACTTGCTTGGAATCTGACTTTTGTCTCTTTTTTGACATGATTTGTTGTCTCCTTTTTCAGTCAGACCTCTACACCTTGGAAGATGGATCTGTCATTCGGAACCCAGCTAGGGCTAATCCTGAAAACCCCGCTATTGAACTGGGGCCTGAATTTAAGAAGGTTAAGATCTATATTACAGATTACTGTGTGTTATTTGTTAACTATAATACTAATTGACTTAGCCTCCTTAACAGGTTAGCAACTTCTTGAGCCGCTTCAAGTCAATTCCCAGTATCGTTGAGCTTGACAGTGTAAAAGTGGCTGGCGATGTATGGTTTGGAGCTGGTGTCATCCTCAAGGTATCGTGGTTTCATGATTGTTCTTTCTATAGCATTTTGTTTCATTTGAAGTGCGCGAGACTTACTAGAATTGCGAAATATTAATCAGGACTTGTCAATCTGCTTCTATTTATTATCAAATGCATCTATGATATTATTCACTTTCGTGATAACTGCAAATCTCAATAGAGAGATGAGATGAGATATTACTGATACAATGCTATAATTTTTTTGATCAATTAGATATTTACTCTTTTAAGACTGATTGGATTGGTTCCTATAGTTTAACTTTGTAACTGTGGTCCTTATACCCAAGAAATAAAGTTATAGGGACCCAAAAACTGTACAAAGGAAACCTTATAGACCAGAATTTAATTTGAACATTATTTCATTGATGTACTAACTGACCCAAAACTATTATGACGAGGTTCTTAGTTTATTTTCTGACAGTCAATAACCATTCTTTCGTTATATTTATTTTCTGATATCTGTTGTTTTTCTGATGTCTAAACAGGGGAAAATCAGTATCGTAGCCAAATCTGGCGTAAAGTTGGAAATTCCTGATGGAGCCGTAATTGCAAACAAGGTATTTAACTATACATGGATTTTTTTTTGTCGGATGGATGTTGTCGTGCTGCTGACTCCATCTAGTGGGAAAgcttgtttttgttttgattgacCTAATTGTTGAATTGTATGTTCAGGAAATTAATGGTCCGGAGGACCTTTGAGGAAGCTGATGAGTTTAAATGCATAGGACTGTATACAGTATAATGGCAGTCTTGTGTTACTTCAATAATGTTTTACCCAAGTTTGTTAGGAAAAGGAAATAAGAAGGCGCTTTTGGTCGTGAGTCTGTCTCAGTATGAGGCCTTGCTGGTTGTCTTCTTACCGTTACATAAGTTGTCATGCCATTTTGTGTCACATAGATTTTCATGCCATTTTGTGTAACAACGGTATCCATCTGATTTTGTCATCTTTTCTGTCTTATATACATCCCCTCTCCTTAAAAAAAAGGCTTAGTGCTACAATGTACTACATCTACATCTGTCTCATTATAAGTTTTTGTTTGGAAAGGTAAAGTATATTAAACATCTACCAATGAGCATAATTTGTGCTTCCAGTAGGCAAAATCTTACAAATAACGTTCCTTAATGATCACTTATCATGCCAATCAATTTAAACATTTTGGAAATACTACAATTAATAGAATTGAATCTACACATGCATCATTGGTTGGAAAATAGTAAAGGGGATTTGTGTAAGGGTTGAAAAATCTGTGAACCTAATGATTTAAAATTAACATAGCAAAATACAAATATCATTTCGTTGTAGCATCACAATATTAGAACATACATGGAACTGAATTCACAATTGGTCAGAAATATATCTTAAACGTGAATGAACTTTATTTATCATGAACTTTATTCACAATTCAACCAAGTAGTCTCCATCCTATTTCGAGCATGTCGACTCATTTTTTTTGGACTTTTTAAATTCATAGTCCAAAAGAAGTTCATTTAAAGGTGCTCGCATTAGCAAACTATCAACTTCACCACCTTTACCACTTTCACCACCTTTAAAAAAAATGACACACATTGAAGAGATGTCAGTTTTTATGCACAAATAAATTGACCGAATTGTAGATGTTAAAGGTGATGATAACTAGGGTTATCAATATGTTTCAGCTTTACTCGGTAATGCAAAGGAGATTCATACATTTGTCTACCAACAACTTATCAAATAGTTGAAGGTCCATAAGGAATCACACACAAAGCTATACGGGAGAAAAAGAATATGATGAAATTCATGAATCTCTTATTCCTTGTGTTAACGGTGCAACATCAGAGGAAAAATGACGTGTTTGTCTGAAATGGCTTATATTTTAGCAAGTGCATATAACATAGGGTGTATCGATATGACGATACGGTTTCTCGAAAATATTTTTCCATTTCGAAGTGCCACACCTCAAAATCCAACATAATGCATTATGTGTATTTGGTGACTTTTAAAATCATAACATTTTATTCAAGTATTTTTGAAAGTAGGATGTCTTATATCGTCAACATCCTCTGAGTGGACATCTCATTCCACCAGAAAAAGATGAAACTTGGTCATTTTTCTTAGATAGGATGAAAGAGCTTACAAAGTTGAGCGACATTGAAAGACAATCGAATCAGGAAAATTCAAAAGAGAAACTACTATagatgatttttttttttaaatatccagattttttaaaaaaatttcaaaaatacacaattttttcaaaaaattacaaaaatgaGCATTTTTTGCCCTATTTTTGTACGtgggcgccaccctagttggcgcccACCCTTAAggggtagggcaagtcgccactaggagtggc includes these proteins:
- the LOC127118339 gene encoding UTP--glucose-1-phosphate uridylyltransferase, encoding MAATATATNLDNLKSSVAGLEQISENEKNGFINLVSRYLSGEAQHVEWSKIQTPTDEVVVPYDTLAPTPAGSSEIKNLLDKLVVLKLNGGLGTTMGCTGPKSVIEVRDGLTFLDLIVIQIENLNSKYGSSVPLLLMNSFNTHDDTQKIVEKYQNSNIEIHTFNQSQYPRLIADDFLPLPSKGNTGKDGWYPPGHGDVFPSLSNSGKLDALLSQGKEYVFVANSDNLGAIVDLKILNHLIEHKNEYCMEVTPKTLADVKGGTLISYEGRVQLLEIAQVADEHVGEFKSIEKFKIFNTNNLWVNLKAIKRLVEADALKMEIIPNPKEVDGVKVLQLETAAGAAIRFFDKAIGINVPRSRFLPVKATSDLLLVQSDLYTLEDGSVIRNPARANPENPAIELGPEFKKVSNFLSRFKSIPSIVELDSVKVAGDVWFGAGVILKGKISIVAKSGVKLEIPDGAVIANKEINGPEDL